The Myxococcales bacterium genomic sequence GAGCATGTCGTTGAAGGGCAGGTGGTAGCTGGGCTCGAAGAGCAGCTTGGCGAACGTGGCATCCGAATCATCGGCGTTCACGTAAGTGATGCCCAGGATGGCCGACAGCTCCAGGTTGTCGGCGATGAACCACCCGATGCTAGGTGACACGTCGATGCTCTGAACGTCGTTCGCCACAGTGAAGCCTACCGAGCCACCGAGCTCGAGTACGCCCGCACGAGCATAGGCGACGGGGCCGCCAATGCCCGCTTGCCTGATGATGCCTGGAGACTCTTCACCGCCCACGGGTCGCGGAGGCTCTGGGCGTGGATCCAAATCGGGCTTACCCTCTTCGGCAGGGTAGGAGTCGATGGCCTCGGCTTGGTCTTCTGCCGAGCCGGTCTTTGCGGTGTTCGTGTCGTCGTCTTCTGCTCCTTGCAAGCCCTGCCCCTCTTGGGCTTGTGCGAACGCGACGGCGCTCGCAAAGAACAGGCCTGCAGATGCACTCATCATCGCGAAAGTCTTCATGCTCGTCTCCTGAGGTTCGAGTTGGCGTTGCTGTGCTCCTCACGCACGAGGCGTGCCAACCTCCTGCGGCACGGGCGCGTCGTTCGAACGTTTCGGACCCTACACGGCGCGTGCCTCGACCCAACCGCTTGAAAGGAACCGCCGAACCGACAAAGGTCGGCCGAATTGCCGAAGCCGCTCCGAGGCCCGCTGCGCGCGATGGGCCCCACCCCGAGCGGGCAGAGCGGAGGTCATGGTTGCGGGCTCGTTACGTTTGTTACGAGGCACAACAAGAGCGCCCACACGCCATTTTGCGAGGCGAGCGTGGCTGGCGCACCGGCAGGTTCCAACGCCCCTGTTGGTCGGTCAGGAAGGCGGACGGGGGGAGGGGCCCCGGCCCATGAGGTCCGGCGTGAGCTCGACGCCCAGCTCCTCCTCGGTGGCCGTGACCCTCAACCCAATGGTCTTTCCCACCAGCGTAAAGACGAAGGCGGCGTTCAACGCGGCCCACACCAGACAGACGGCCGCGCCCAAGGCCTGAATGCCGAGCTGATACAGCCACGGGTGGTTGAGGCGTTCAGGCCGTCCGAAGAGCGCCACGGCCAAGACGCCCCAGACTCCGCAGAACCCGTGTACCGGAACCGCCGCAACGGGATCATCGATCCTCAGCCGGTAAAGCATCCAGTCGTAACTGAGATTATGCACCAGGCCCGCGGCCGCTCCCACCGCCAGTGCGGCCAGCGGCGTGACGACGTGGCAACCGGCGGTGATCGCCACGAGCCCGCCCAGGATGCCGCCCAGGAACTTCTCGGCGACGTCCTTGCGACCCGGAAAGGCTTGCGCATGCGCAAAGGCCACGAAGCCCCCCATGGCGCCCGCCAGGTTGGTGTTCAGGATGATCCGCGCCACGCTGGCATTGAACGCGAGGGTGCTGCCTCCATTGAATCCCCACCAGCCCATCCACAGGATGAACACCCCCAGTCCGGCATATGCGATGCTGTGGGAGCGCAAGGGGCGCGGGGCACCGTGGGCGTCGAAACGTCCACGGCGAGGCCCCACCAAGGTCATGCCGACGAGCGCGAACCACGCGCCCGTGGAGTGGACCACCGACGACCCCGCGAAATCCATGAAGCCCAGCTGTTCGAGCCACCCAGGGTTATTCGGATCGAAAGCACCACTCCAGACCCAATGACCAAACACCGGGTAAACGAACCCCGCGAGCCAAATACACCCGACCAGGTACGCCATGAAGCTGGTGCGCTCGGCCATGGCCCCTGAGACGATCGTGGTCGACGTTCCTGCGAAGGCGGCTTGAAACAAGAAGAACGTCAGGCCCAGGGCGTGATGATGCCGTTCGAACCCTTCAAGCGCGAAGAGGTCTGTCCCGAGCAGGCCCGACAGAGATCGGCCGAAGAGAAAGCCAAAGCCGAAGAGGAAAAAGAAAAGGGTGGTCAGCACCCAGTCGATGAGGTTTTTCATCGCCACCGAGGTGCCGCTTTTTCTTTGTGTGAGCCCCACCTCGAGGCACTTGAAGCCGGCCTGCATGAAGAACACGAGGACAGCGGCGAAGAGCACCCACAGCTCGTCCAAAGAGGGCAGGGCCGCGGGCGCGCCGGACGCGGCACGGGCCGACGAGGCCTGGAGCAAGCACAGCGCACCTGTTGCCAGGGCGGCGCAAGGACGCGGACGGAAGGCGCGCCGGGCGAGCATGAGTCGCAGAAGGGCTTCGGACGTCGTGGGGGGGACCTTGAGCGACCGAGGTGAGGCGTCGTT encodes the following:
- the amt gene encoding ammonium transporter, with amino-acid sequence MLARRAFRPRPCAALATGALCLLQASSARAASGAPAALPSLDELWVLFAAVLVFFMQAGFKCLEVGLTQRKSGTSVAMKNLIDWVLTTLFFFLFGFGFLFGRSLSGLLGTDLFALEGFERHHHALGLTFFLFQAAFAGTSTTIVSGAMAERTSFMAYLVGCIWLAGFVYPVFGHWVWSGAFDPNNPGWLEQLGFMDFAGSSVVHSTGAWFALVGMTLVGPRRGRFDAHGAPRPLRSHSIAYAGLGVFILWMGWWGFNGGSTLAFNASVARIILNTNLAGAMGGFVAFAHAQAFPGRKDVAEKFLGGILGGLVAITAGCHVVTPLAALAVGAAAGLVHNLSYDWMLYRLRIDDPVAAVPVHGFCGVWGVLAVALFGRPERLNHPWLYQLGIQALGAAVCLVWAALNAAFVFTLVGKTIGLRVTATEEELGVELTPDLMGRGPSPRPPS